A DNA window from Marinibacterium anthonyi contains the following coding sequences:
- the hrp1 gene encoding Hypoxic response protein 1 produces MSEPSPKITPIIPRGNQLIAARLQEYSDLLAAQGEDGFRVRAYGTAAHEIDTLPTSVRAIFETGGTAALVDLRGFGRGIAAASAELRTTRHRRQLDRLKGSLTPEVVFRTIPGIGTQMARRLVDVLEVETLEDLETALRLDKTPVPHCAPGNRLAENVMDPVDSHQCPDAASMRSSCTPIRRSRDMDVSEAMHVHADWASADTPVSEIAIMMMKDDIGAIPVGKDDRLIGMITDRDIALRVVAAGLDPKKTTAEQVMTRGIVFCRTSETLEDAIHLMDQKKIRRLPVLDKDKRLVGMLSLGDIAHSTNRELSGELLHAIADHHK; encoded by the coding sequence ATGTCCGAACCATCGCCAAAGATCACGCCGATCATCCCCCGGGGAAACCAGCTGATCGCAGCGCGGCTGCAGGAATATTCCGACCTCCTGGCCGCCCAGGGCGAAGACGGCTTTCGCGTCAGGGCCTACGGCACCGCCGCGCACGAGATCGACACCCTGCCCACATCCGTCCGTGCCATCTTTGAAACCGGCGGGACCGCGGCGCTGGTCGACCTGCGCGGGTTCGGACGCGGGATTGCCGCGGCCAGCGCCGAGCTGCGGACAACCAGGCACCGGCGGCAGCTCGACCGGCTGAAGGGCAGCCTCACGCCCGAGGTGGTGTTTCGCACGATCCCCGGCATCGGCACGCAGATGGCCAGGCGGCTCGTCGATGTGCTGGAGGTTGAAACCCTCGAAGATCTCGAAACCGCGCTGCGCCTGGACAAGACCCCGGTGCCCCACTGCGCCCCGGGCAACCGCCTCGCGGAAAACGTGATGGACCCCGTTGATAGCCATCAATGTCCTGACGCCGCATCGATGCGATCGTCCTGCACCCCTATTCGAAGGAGCCGAGACATGGACGTCTCTGAAGCGATGCATGTTCACGCCGACTGGGCCAGCGCCGATACCCCCGTCAGTGAAATCGCGATCATGATGATGAAGGATGACATCGGCGCCATACCCGTCGGCAAGGACGACAGGCTGATCGGCATGATCACGGACCGCGACATCGCGCTGCGGGTCGTCGCGGCGGGGCTGGATCCGAAAAAAACCACGGCCGAGCAGGTCATGACCAGGGGGATCGTCTTCTGCCGCACCTCGGAAACGCTCGAAGACGCCATCCACCTGATGGATCAGAAGAAGATCCGGCGGCTGCCGGTGCTCGACAAGGACAAGCGGCTGGTGGGCATGCTCAGCCTGGGCGATATCGCACATTCGACCAACCGCGAGCTGTCCGGCGAACTGCTGCACGCCATCGCCGATCACCATAAATGA